One window from the genome of Microcoleus sp. FACHB-68 encodes:
- a CDS encoding four helix bundle protein, whose protein sequence is MSKIERFEDLIAWQKARVLTRMIYQITQQGAFAKDFGLSGQIQRAAVSIMSNIAEGFERSSLGEFHQFLSIAKASCAELRSQLYVAFDAGYLTQDEFDQFFTLAREVSLIVGGLRASVEKQRKQSQIKNSSERQTPNSKFQTRS, encoded by the coding sequence ATGAGTAAAATAGAACGATTTGAGGATTTGATTGCTTGGCAAAAAGCGAGAGTGCTAACTCGAATGATTTATCAAATCACTCAACAAGGTGCCTTCGCTAAAGATTTTGGACTTTCGGGACAAATACAACGAGCGGCTGTTTCGATTATGTCTAATATTGCTGAGGGTTTTGAACGTAGTTCTTTAGGAGAGTTTCATCAGTTTCTTTCCATCGCAAAAGCTTCTTGCGCTGAACTGCGTTCTCAACTCTACGTGGCTTTTGATGCCGGCTATCTTACCCAAGATGAGTTTGACCAATTCTTTACCTTGGCAAGGGAAGTTTCTCTAATCGTTGGTGGTCTTCGAGCTTCGGTTGAAAAGCAAAGAAAACAATCGCAGATTAAAAATAGCTCGGAACGCCAAACTCCCAACTCAAAGTTTCAAACTAGGAGTTAA